TAAAAATTTGGTTCAAGAAGAACCTAATCTTATGTTTAAAATCCTTTCTATCCTGAGTTATAAGCTTAAACAGGCCATGGATACTATTACATTCCTGTCTCTCATGGATGTGCCGCAACGTTTGGCTGCCTTTTTTGTTCAGACGGCTTCAATAGATAAAAAAACAGGTCAGAGTGTGATCGGTCTAAATATTTCCCAAAGAGAGTTGGCAAAGATAATTGGCGTAGCTCCTGAAACCATGAGTCGGGTAATTAAGAAAATGGTCGAAAAAGGCTTGATTGCTGTGCGTGGTCGCGAGTTTCATATCCTTGACCAGGAACAGTTGCAAAAGCTGTCTTCAGGAGAGTTGCGCATGGAATGGAAGTGAACTTGGATGCACCATACTGTGAATTGTCTTGACAGGTTGTGCAACTATGTTGCACAAGCTCAATGCAACATAGTTGCATAGCTCGGGGAGGGAAGTTTATGCGTCAGGCCAAGTTGTGGGTTTTGATCCTGCTTATTTTTCTTTTGTTTCCGGAAGGCAAAGCCTGGGCCCAAAAGACACTGGTGTTTGTGAGTATTTTGCCTCAGAAATACTTTGTGCACAAAATTGGAGGAGATTTAGTAGATGTCCAGGTTATGGTGATGCCTGGGGCAAGCCCGGCCACCTATGAGCCAAGACCCAAACAAATGGTCATGCTTAGACAGGCAAGGGCTTACTTTGCTATAGGTGTCCCTTTTGAGCGTGTATGGCTAAAAAAGTTTGCCGGGTTAAATCCCAAGCTTCTTATTGTGCATACAGATGCCGGAATCGAGAAAAGGCATATGGAGCAAATTGAAGGAATTTTGAATAGCGTAAGCGACAATCATCAGGAGCATCGAGTAGAACATCACCATGACCGGACAGGAATGAAAGATCCTCATATTTGGCTCTCGCCCAGGCTGGTCAAAATTCAGGCTGAGAATATCTTTAAAGGTCTTGTCGCTGTTGATCCCATCCATTCTGCTGAATATAAAAGAAATTTTAATCGTTTTTGCAAAAGTATAGAGGAACTGGAGAAAAAAATTAAAGAAATTTTAGAGCCTTCAAAACTTAACTCTCGCAAGTTTATGGTTTTTC
This portion of the Desulfovulcanus ferrireducens genome encodes:
- a CDS encoding Crp/Fnr family transcriptional regulator; translated protein: MYSLNQLTTLLRSSFLFEDLPEEDLAILARSGQVKSYKAGEIIMRQSQQFQAFYLVISGRIKLSRISYEGKEQILNLFRPGETFCLVHTFSEDGAPGNFVALKDSIVFVISGNTFKNLVQEEPNLMFKILSILSYKLKQAMDTITFLSLMDVPQRLAAFFVQTASIDKKTGQSVIGLNISQRELAKIIGVAPETMSRVIKKMVEKGLIAVRGREFHILDQEQLQKLSSGELRMEWK
- a CDS encoding metal ABC transporter solute-binding protein, Zn/Mn family — translated: MRQAKLWVLILLIFLLFPEGKAWAQKTLVFVSILPQKYFVHKIGGDLVDVQVMVMPGASPATYEPRPKQMVMLRQARAYFAIGVPFERVWLKKFAGLNPKLLIVHTDAGIEKRHMEQIEGILNSVSDNHQEHRVEHHHDRTGMKDPHIWLSPRLVKIQAENIFKGLVAVDPIHSAEYKRNFNRFCKSIEELEKKIKEILEPSKLNSRKFMVFHPSWGYFARDFGLKQVPIEVEGREPGVRVLQKLVQLAKREGIKVVFVQKQFSAKSAQVIAKAVGGQVVSLDPLAYDWEDNLLRVAKVLRRGLGTGD